A genomic stretch from Moraxella nasicaprae includes:
- the tsf gene encoding translation elongation factor Ts, giving the protein MTQVSAKLVKELRDRTGLGMMECKKAMEEAGGDIELAIDNLRKSGQAKAAKKAGNIAADGAIVIAQTAGKALLLEVNCQTDFVAKDENFTVFANKVAELALANNTTDVAAISALPYGDGASVEEARVALVQKIGENIQVRRAEIIEGANLAAYRHGLRIGVVVSYEGGSEEVGKAVAMQVAAFNPLAVNEADVPADILARETDIITAKAKESGKPDAVVEKMITGGIQKYLNEVTLVNQPYVMDNDKKVGDVLKSEGATIISFKRLEVGEGIEKKQEDFAAEVAAAQAAAKA; this is encoded by the coding sequence ATGACTCAAGTTTCTGCAAAGCTTGTAAAAGAATTGCGTGACCGTACAGGTCTGGGCATGATGGAATGCAAAAAAGCAATGGAAGAAGCAGGTGGCGACATCGAGCTTGCCATTGACAACCTACGCAAATCAGGTCAAGCCAAAGCTGCTAAGAAAGCAGGTAACATCGCTGCTGACGGTGCTATCGTCATCGCACAAACTGCTGGTAAAGCATTGCTACTAGAAGTAAACTGCCAAACCGACTTCGTTGCAAAAGACGAAAACTTCACCGTATTTGCTAACAAAGTTGCTGAGCTTGCTTTGGCAAATAACACCACTGATGTGGCTGCCATTTCTGCATTGCCATATGGCGATGGTGCTTCTGTTGAAGAAGCTCGTGTGGCATTGGTTCAAAAAATTGGCGAAAATATCCAAGTTCGCCGTGCTGAAATCATCGAAGGTGCTAACCTTGCTGCATACCGTCACGGTCTGCGTATTGGTGTGGTTGTGTCTTATGAAGGCGGTAGCGAAGAAGTTGGTAAAGCTGTTGCCATGCAAGTGGCTGCATTCAACCCGCTTGCTGTCAATGAAGCTGATGTACCTGCTGACATCTTGGCTCGTGAGACTGACATCATCACCGCTAAGGCCAAAGAATCTGGCAAGCCAGACGCTGTGGTTGAGAAGATGATTACTGGCGGTATCCAAAAATACCTAAATGAAGTAACTTTGGTTAATCAACCTTATGTGATGGACAACGACAAGAAAGTTGGCGATGTACTAAAATCAGAAGGTGCAACCATCATCAGCTTCAAACGCCTAGAAGTTGGCGAAGGCATTGAGAAAAAGCAAGAAGACTTCGCTGCCGAAGTTGCTGCTGCCCAAGCTGCTGCAAAAGCTTAA
- the murG gene encoding undecaprenyldiphospho-muramoylpentapeptide beta-N-acetylglucosaminyltransferase, with protein sequence MTMNVLMMAAGTGGHVFPALAVADELASRGAKIHWLGTPAGMENELVAKHGYQMHHIDMQGLRGKGLARMVKLPFMLFKAVMSARKIIQTHQIDVVVGFGGYVTAPGGLAAKLCKVPLIIHEQNAIAGMSNRNLATHADRVLQAFDGAFGANLGNKLLTVGNPVRQQIAQIAMPSERYLQDESPLKVLVVGGSLGAMPINKAVLDMLNHLQRPINLQHQCGKDNHEEMLVAYSQAGIDTNKHITQLKPFIEDMAQAYAWADVIICRAGALTVTEIQTAGVAAIFIPLPHAVDDHQTANAKSLTDKDAGILLPQTQLSGEKLAQILDNLDRKQCLAMANIARGLAKTNATNEVADLVGQIAKKF encoded by the coding sequence ATGACGATGAATGTTTTGATGATGGCGGCAGGGACAGGCGGTCATGTTTTTCCAGCGTTGGCAGTAGCAGATGAGCTTGCCAGTCGTGGAGCAAAAATCCACTGGCTTGGTACGCCAGCAGGCATGGAAAATGAACTGGTGGCAAAGCATGGCTATCAGATGCACCATATTGATATGCAGGGGTTGCGTGGCAAGGGCTTGGCTCGAATGGTGAAGTTGCCATTCATGCTGTTTAAGGCAGTGATGTCAGCCAGAAAAATCATACAGACTCATCAGATTGATGTGGTGGTTGGTTTTGGCGGTTATGTTACCGCACCGGGTGGACTGGCTGCCAAATTGTGCAAAGTTCCGCTGATTATCCATGAGCAAAACGCCATCGCTGGCATGAGTAATCGTAATCTGGCAACGCACGCTGACCGAGTGTTGCAGGCGTTTGATGGGGCGTTTGGTGCTAATTTGGGCAATAAGTTATTGACGGTTGGCAATCCAGTTCGTCAGCAGATTGCCCAAATCGCCATGCCTAGCGAGCGATATTTGCAAGATGAATCGCCTTTAAAGGTGCTAGTTGTGGGCGGTTCGCTGGGTGCAATGCCAATCAATAAGGCGGTGCTGGATATGCTTAATCATCTACAACGCCCCATCAACTTGCAGCATCAATGTGGCAAGGATAACCATGAAGAGATGCTGGTTGCTTATTCGCAGGCGGGCATTGACACCAACAAGCACATCACTCAACTAAAACCATTCATCGAAGACATGGCACAGGCGTATGCGTGGGCAGATGTGATTATTTGTCGTGCAGGTGCTTTGACAGTCACCGAAATTCAGACAGCTGGCGTGGCAGCGATTTTTATTCCATTGCCGCACGCTGTGGACGATCATCAGACCGCTAATGCCAAATCTTTGACAGACAAAGATGCAGGCATCTTGTTGCCTCAAACCCAGCTTTCTGGCGAGAAATTGGCACAGATTTTGGATAATCTTGACCGCAAGCAATGCTTGGCGATGGCAAATATTGCTCGTGGTCTTGCCAAGACCAACGCAACCAACGAAGTGGCGGATTTGGTTGGTCAAATTGCCAAGAAATTTTAA
- the gshB gene encoding glutathione synthase: MKQLKFLVVMDDVATINYKKDSTLAMMWAMADKNHQIYYCQIHDLWLDRGKLNIDACPISVYRNPEHFYELGESSTMQASEFDAILMRKDPPFDMKFLYALHLLDYAKRAGVLVVNDPQSVKDCNEKLFATQFSEFMSPTIVTNKQSHIRQFIKEHGDVIVKPLDGMGGMGIFRLTADSPNIGSTLEMLTQLGTLPIMAQKYIPQIVDGDKRVLIVGGKPVDYCLARIPSQGETRGNLAAGGRGVAMPLSDRERELAQSIAPTLLEKGLYFVGLDVIGGLITEINVTSPTCVREIDDQCGTQIAVDFIELLEQKLA; this comes from the coding sequence ATGAAACAACTTAAATTCTTAGTCGTGATGGACGATGTCGCAACCATCAATTACAAAAAAGACTCAACATTGGCGATGATGTGGGCGATGGCGGACAAAAATCATCAGATTTATTATTGCCAAATCCATGATTTGTGGCTTGACCGTGGTAAGCTAAATATCGATGCTTGCCCAATCAGCGTATATCGCAATCCTGAGCATTTTTATGAGCTTGGCGAGAGTAGCACGATGCAGGCGAGTGAGTTTGATGCCATTTTGATGCGTAAAGACCCGCCTTTTGATATGAAGTTTTTGTACGCATTGCATTTGCTCGATTATGCCAAGCGTGCAGGCGTGTTGGTGGTCAATGACCCACAAAGCGTCAAGGATTGCAATGAAAAATTGTTTGCCACTCAGTTTAGTGAATTTATGTCGCCCACGATTGTGACCAACAAACAGTCGCACATTCGTCAATTCATCAAAGAGCATGGCGATGTCATCGTCAAGCCGCTTGATGGCATGGGTGGCATGGGTATTTTTCGTTTGACCGCTGACAGCCCCAATATTGGCTCAACCCTTGAAATGCTGACCCAGCTTGGTACTTTGCCAATCATGGCTCAAAAATACATTCCTCAGATTGTTGATGGTGATAAGCGAGTCTTAATCGTGGGCGGCAAGCCTGTTGATTATTGCTTGGCTCGCATTCCAAGTCAAGGCGAAACTCGTGGCAATCTGGCGGCTGGTGGGCGTGGTGTGGCGATGCCTTTGTCTGACAGAGAAAGAGAGCTTGCCCAGAGTATTGCTCCAACTTTATTGGAAAAGGGATTGTATTTTGTAGGGCTTGATGTGATTGGTGGCTTGATTACTGAAATCAATGTGACTAGCCCAACTTGTGTGCGAGAGATTGATGACCAATGTGGCACACAAATTGCGGTTGATTTTATTGAGCTTTTGGAGCAAAAATTGGCATAG
- the pyrE gene encoding orotate phosphoribosyltransferase — protein MQVFSPQQFIEVALQNNVLRFGEFTLKSGRVSPYFFNAGLLATGELLSVLADGYAKTLAEHANTDELTIFGAAYKGIPFVAATAQALWNHHQLNAQWGYNRKEAKTHGEGGTLVGAELAGKAVWVIDDVMTAGTAMREVVEILQNAGASVAGIIVALDRKEKGQGDKSAIQELGESLGVPVLALVTMDDIIDYVATHGTAEQLAQMRAYREQYGVHE, from the coding sequence ATGCAAGTATTTAGCCCACAGCAGTTTATTGAAGTTGCTTTACAAAATAATGTACTTCGTTTTGGTGAGTTTACCCTCAAATCAGGTCGGGTTAGCCCCTATTTTTTTAATGCTGGGTTGCTTGCAACAGGAGAGCTGTTGTCCGTGCTTGCTGATGGCTATGCCAAAACGCTGGCAGAGCATGCCAATACTGATGAGCTGACTATCTTTGGTGCTGCCTATAAAGGCATTCCTTTTGTGGCGGCGACTGCACAGGCATTGTGGAATCATCATCAGCTCAATGCTCAATGGGGCTATAATCGCAAAGAAGCCAAAACGCATGGCGAGGGCGGTACACTGGTTGGTGCAGAACTTGCAGGCAAGGCAGTATGGGTCATTGATGATGTGATGACCGCAGGCACAGCAATGCGAGAAGTGGTCGAAATTCTACAAAATGCAGGGGCAAGTGTGGCAGGCATCATTGTGGCACTTGACCGCAAAGAAAAAGGGCAGGGCGATAAGTCTGCCATTCAAGAGCTTGGCGAATCGCTTGGCGTGCCTGTGCTTGCCTTGGTGACGATGGACGACATCATCGACTATGTCGCAACGCATGGCACGGCAGAACAACTTGCCCAGATGAGGGCATATCGTGAACAATACGGCGTTCATGAATGA
- the smc gene encoding chromosome segregation protein SMC, which translates to MRLKSLKLAGFKSFANPTTFTFKHDITAIVGPNGCGKSNVIDAIRWVLGETSAKQLRGGAMSDVIFAGVEGRAAKSLASVELVFEHTQDETHGIRHELNLYQELSLRRQVTKDGKSDYFINGQRVRRRDVVDVFLGTGLGARSYAVIEQGMIGRIVESNPMQLREFIEEGAGVSRYQARRAETEKQLAETQDNLQRLSDLQGELKKQHKTLIRQAQSAKEYEALNEELAKLHHDDLIRRLFEAWQYHETKKAEQSKLGQELAELEANANKVRKELDELSAKVAEGQWLKDEAKDKYHNAQMAEQTAQHNFYTLNSQISQNDEKINRLTAQHQEASQSIEQAQNELVALEAKLANINPQLELASQRLTQIQQSAASVQVDWQKQRDELNALTNEKNTLENTQKLTLAQIERVKTNQQRWQKKFDDLQQSIASMQIDETLDEQIVRCQDEIDTLTLRLDAFDEQTLKGEFEAMNQQVQTAQKGVLEQEKRHATLMGEYEILHKLVHHQKAETHQEDQAGMQSLPSLKDEIRLSKQGEQYASVLDTFLGFWLDAKISAQMMTEGIWTSPKQINAVLHTGNATPRLHDDRLIALSQLIDAPKLTLFAQCYLFDGELTEFETMAGQLDLAGVLVLTSTGWLVGVFGMVHMSKFGEHQGEFLSQRQLYLQRLAQLEEELGRVEDELQIAQKSLKSDNAKLDTLKISLEEMLANRQSTTAQLNQAQQTLIKLHADQQTQKIKQDNLQKSQQLLEQERQELQQELAQLEQDEQAGMKKLAEFEPRLVLATQAMATQTALIDEQNAKLKTCQEEYQALQLQHHTLTQSQTHAQKVLQMTQHTLTQTLLDIENTHHAQERLSQELPVLEQQFTQAKQHSHELKIISQEHEEAVKVLQLGQAKLQEALTTAHGLFMTAQTQSTQLTADTAVGESRLQDIGDELMRLDEKFNLPATLADFRHQPNRHFEDNTAQQEAIKQKIIKLGAVNLAAAAELAELESRVSPMDTQIADITQSMAKLQDAIKAIDEKTKSLFLNALSAVNRELNTLFSKVFGGGQASLTLMDDESLSKADKWRAGLVLMAQPKGKKNSRLAVLSGGEKTLTALSLIFAIFKQHPAPFCVLDEVDAPLDDANVARFTGLIHELASDVQFIFISHNKLAMQIADELKGITMPTAGISSLVTVNLEEAQQYLDTGV; encoded by the coding sequence ATGCGTCTAAAATCCCTAAAACTTGCTGGTTTTAAATCATTTGCTAATCCGACCACTTTTACTTTTAAGCATGACATTACTGCCATTGTTGGGCCAAATGGTTGTGGTAAATCAAATGTCATTGATGCCATTCGCTGGGTGCTTGGGGAGACTTCTGCCAAGCAGCTTCGTGGTGGGGCGATGAGTGATGTGATTTTTGCAGGCGTGGAGGGTCGAGCCGCCAAAAGTTTGGCAAGCGTGGAGCTGGTGTTTGAGCATACCCAAGATGAGACACACGGCATTCGCCATGAGCTTAATCTGTATCAGGAGCTTAGCCTGCGTCGTCAGGTTACCAAAGATGGTAAGTCGGATTATTTCATCAATGGACAGCGAGTGCGTCGCCGTGATGTGGTTGATGTCTTTTTGGGAACGGGCTTAGGGGCAAGAAGTTATGCCGTCATTGAGCAAGGCATGATTGGACGGATTGTTGAATCCAATCCGATGCAGCTTAGAGAATTCATCGAGGAGGGGGCTGGTGTATCTCGCTATCAAGCACGCCGAGCCGAGACCGAAAAACAACTGGCTGAAACTCAGGATAATTTACAAAGACTGTCTGATTTGCAGGGCGAATTAAAAAAACAGCACAAAACGCTCATTCGTCAAGCTCAATCCGCCAAAGAATATGAGGCACTCAATGAGGAGTTGGCAAAGCTTCATCATGATGATTTGATTCGCCGCCTGTTTGAAGCATGGCAGTATCATGAGACCAAAAAAGCAGAACAAAGCAAGTTGGGGCAAGAGCTTGCTGAGCTTGAAGCCAATGCCAATAAAGTGCGTAAGGAGCTGGACGAATTATCTGCCAAAGTCGCTGAGGGTCAATGGCTTAAAGATGAGGCTAAGGATAAATACCACAATGCCCAAATGGCGGAGCAGACTGCTCAGCATAATTTTTATACCCTTAATAGTCAGATTAGCCAAAATGATGAAAAAATCAATCGATTGACCGCTCAGCATCAAGAAGCCAGCCAAAGCATTGAACAGGCTCAAAATGAGCTGGTGGCACTTGAAGCCAAATTGGCTAACATTAATCCGCAGTTGGAGCTTGCCAGTCAGCGATTGACACAAATCCAGCAATCAGCGGCGAGTGTGCAGGTTGATTGGCAAAAACAGCGTGATGAGTTAAATGCCTTGACTAATGAAAAGAACACGCTTGAAAATACCCAAAAACTCACCCTTGCTCAGATTGAGCGAGTTAAAACCAATCAGCAAAGATGGCAAAAGAAATTTGATGATTTACAGCAATCGATTGCCAGTATGCAGATTGATGAGACGCTTGATGAACAGATTGTGCGTTGCCAAGATGAGATTGATACTTTGACGCTCAGGCTTGATGCTTTTGATGAGCAGACGCTCAAAGGCGAATTTGAGGCGATGAATCAGCAAGTGCAGACCGCCCAAAAGGGTGTCTTGGAGCAAGAAAAACGCCATGCTACTTTGATGGGCGAGTATGAAATTTTGCACAAACTGGTGCATCATCAAAAAGCTGAAACACATCAAGAAGACCAAGCTGGTATGCAGTCTTTGCCATCATTAAAAGATGAAATTCGCCTAAGCAAGCAAGGCGAGCAGTATGCATCGGTGCTGGACACTTTTTTGGGGTTTTGGCTTGATGCCAAAATTTCCGCCCAGATGATGACGGAGGGCATTTGGACATCGCCTAAGCAAATCAATGCAGTTTTGCATACAGGTAATGCCACGCCACGACTGCATGATGATAGGCTGATTGCTTTAAGTCAGTTGATTGATGCACCTAAGCTGACTTTGTTTGCTCAATGTTATTTATTCGATGGCGAGCTGACAGAATTTGAGACGATGGCAGGGCAACTGGATTTGGCTGGTGTGCTTGTTTTGACCAGCACAGGCTGGCTGGTTGGGGTATTTGGCATGGTGCACATGAGTAAATTTGGCGAGCATCAGGGCGAATTTTTGAGCCAAAGACAGCTGTATTTACAGCGTTTGGCACAGCTAGAAGAGGAGCTTGGTCGGGTTGAAGATGAGTTACAGATTGCCCAAAAGTCTTTAAAATCAGACAATGCCAAATTAGATACCCTAAAAATTTCATTAGAAGAAATGCTGGCAAATCGTCAAAGCACGACTGCACAGCTCAACCAAGCACAACAAACACTGATTAAGCTTCATGCCGACCAGCAAACCCAAAAAATCAAACAAGATAACTTGCAAAAAAGCCAGCAGTTATTGGAGCAGGAGCGACAAGAGCTACAACAGGAGCTGGCACAACTGGAACAAGATGAGCAAGCTGGCATGAAGAAACTGGCAGAGTTTGAGCCACGCTTGGTGCTGGCAACGCAGGCGATGGCAACGCAGACTGCCTTGATTGATGAGCAAAACGCCAAACTAAAAACCTGCCAAGAGGAATATCAAGCCTTACAGCTACAACATCATACGCTCACGCAAAGTCAGACACACGCTCAAAAAGTCTTGCAAATGACCCAACATACGCTGACACAGACACTCTTGGATATTGAAAATACGCACCATGCCCAAGAGCGGCTTAGCCAAGAATTACCTGTGCTTGAACAGCAATTTACCCAAGCCAAGCAGCACAGTCATGAGCTAAAAATCATCAGCCAAGAACATGAAGAGGCGGTCAAGGTGCTGCAATTAGGGCAGGCTAAGCTACAAGAGGCTTTGACCACTGCACATGGGCTATTTATGACTGCTCAAACTCAAAGCACTCAGCTGACAGCAGATACAGCGGTGGGCGAGAGTCGCTTACAAGACATTGGCGATGAGTTGATGCGACTTGATGAGAAGTTTAATCTACCAGCGACTTTGGCGGATTTTCGTCATCAGCCCAATCGCCATTTTGAGGATAATACAGCACAGCAAGAAGCCATTAAGCAAAAAATCATCAAATTAGGTGCAGTGAATCTGGCAGCTGCTGCTGAACTTGCCGAGCTGGAATCCAGAGTATCTCCAATGGATACCCAGATTGCCGACATCACACAAAGCATGGCCAAGCTGCAAGATGCGATTAAGGCGATTGATGAAAAAACCAAATCGTTATTTTTAAATGCTTTATCCGCCGTCAATCGTGAGTTAAATACTTTGTTCTCCAAAGTGTTTGGCGGTGGGCAGGCGAGCCTGACTTTGATGGACGATGAGTCATTGAGCAAGGCGGATAAATGGCGAGCAGGATTGGTGTTGATGGCACAACCAAAAGGGAAGAAAAATTCTCGCTTGGCGGTATTGTCAGGTGGTGAGAAAACCTTGACGGCACTGAGTTTGATTTTTGCGATTTTCAAGCAACACCCAGCTCCTTTTTGCGTGCTTGATGAGGTCGATGCACCGCTTGATGATGCCAATGTGGCTCGCTTTACAGGATTGATTCACGAGCTTGCCAGTGATGTACAGTTTATTTTTATTAGTCATAATAAACTGGCCATGCAGATTGCCGATGAGCTCAAAGGCATCACGATGCCAACGGCAGGCATTTCTAGCTTGGTGACGGTCAATTTAGAAGAAGCACAGCAGTACCTAGATACTGGCGTTTGA
- a CDS encoding D-alanine--D-alanine ligase, whose amino-acid sequence MNTQVDVKQFGKVAVVCGGFSAEREVSLNSGKAVLDALLSKGVDAHHFDPADTDISKLREFDRVFNVLHGTFGEDGSLQGVLDGFNIPYTGCGVLASAIAMDKFRCRLIWQSLDLPNVPYVVLTDDSDFDAIEEQFGLPMFVKPAAEGSSVGVMMIEEKGGLAKAYPTLKQYHGAILAEKAITGGEYACAILGDDALPSIRIIPQGKFYDYEAKYNSNDTVYQCPSDLTAEQERQMGELAKKAFEAVGGRGWGRVDFLKDDSGKLYVLELNTVPGMTDHSLVPMAAKARGLDLASLCVAVLSQTL is encoded by the coding sequence ATGAATACCCAAGTAGATGTGAAACAATTTGGCAAAGTTGCTGTGGTTTGTGGCGGATTTAGTGCCGAGCGAGAAGTGTCATTAAATAGCGGTAAGGCGGTGCTGGACGCTCTATTATCAAAAGGCGTGGACGCTCATCATTTTGACCCTGCCGATACCGACATTTCAAAGTTGCGTGAGTTTGACCGTGTGTTTAATGTCTTGCATGGCACTTTTGGTGAAGATGGTAGTTTGCAAGGCGTGCTAGATGGTTTTAATATTCCTTATACTGGCTGTGGCGTGTTGGCTTCTGCCATTGCCATGGATAAATTTCGTTGCCGTCTCATCTGGCAATCACTTGATTTGCCAAATGTACCGTATGTGGTATTGACCGATGACAGCGATTTTGATGCCATCGAAGAGCAATTTGGACTGCCAATGTTCGTCAAGCCTGCTGCCGAAGGGTCAAGCGTGGGCGTGATGATGATTGAAGAAAAGGGCGGTCTGGCAAAAGCATACCCCACCTTAAAGCAATATCACGGTGCAATTTTGGCAGAAAAAGCCATCACAGGTGGCGAATATGCGTGTGCAATCTTGGGCGATGATGCCTTGCCAAGCATTCGCATTATCCCTCAGGGTAAATTTTACGACTATGAAGCCAAATACAATAGTAACGATACCGTATATCAATGTCCCTCAGATTTGACAGCTGAGCAAGAGCGTCAAATGGGCGAGCTTGCCAAAAAAGCTTTTGAGGCAGTTGGTGGTCGTGGTTGGGGTCGTGTTGATTTTCTAAAAGATGATTCAGGCAAATTGTATGTACTGGAACTCAATACCGTGCCTGGTATGACAGACCACAGTCTTGTGCCGATGGCTGCCAAAGCTCGTGGTTTGGATCTTGCCAGCTTGTGTGTGGCGGTATTGTCACAAACATTATGA
- the murC gene encoding UDP-N-acetylmuramate--L-alanine ligase: protein MPNQTAKSLPKRLIEIPEMRRINTIHFVGIGGAGMCGIAEVLANQGYQVTGSDIKSSIVTDRLTSLGVQVFIGHDAINIKDADVVVVSSAIDKTNPEVQAALIAHIPVVRRADMLGELMRYRHSIAVAGAHGKTTTTSMLTMMLTEAGLDPTYVIGGKLNASGKNASLGQSRYLVAEADESDASFLSLRPMAAIVTNIDEDHMDTYEGSFEKLKQAYIQFLQNMPFYGLAAICGDDEVLYQMIDDIARPVLTFGFKPHNDVQAIDLVVDGTKTHFTVLRKDREPLALTLNVPGEHNVYNALAAITLATDEGVDDAAIIRALEKFAGVGRRFEQHASVALGDGDVLLIDDYGHHPTEVAATIKAARQSYPDRRLVMMFQPHRYSRTRDCYDDFVAVLSDVDELLLLEVYSAGESPIEGADSKALARSIRHRGQVEPTLMKLDEVADTVKRVLRPNDLLITQGAGNVGQICVDLAKNGLYLS, encoded by the coding sequence ATGCCAAACCAAACTGCCAAGAGCTTGCCTAAGCGTCTGATTGAAATCCCAGAGATGCGTCGTATCAATACCATTCATTTTGTTGGTATTGGTGGTGCTGGTATGTGTGGCATTGCCGAAGTGCTTGCCAATCAGGGCTATCAAGTTACTGGCTCGGATATCAAAAGCAGTATCGTTACAGATAGATTGACCAGCTTGGGCGTGCAGGTGTTCATTGGGCATGATGCCATTAACATCAAAGATGCCGATGTGGTCGTGGTGTCATCTGCCATCGATAAAACAAACCCAGAGGTGCAGGCAGCGTTGATTGCCCATATTCCAGTGGTGCGTCGTGCTGATATGCTGGGTGAATTGATGCGTTATCGTCACAGTATTGCGGTGGCAGGTGCACATGGTAAAACCACCACAACCAGTATGCTAACGATGATGCTGACTGAGGCAGGACTTGACCCTACTTATGTGATTGGCGGTAAGCTAAATGCGTCTGGTAAAAATGCCTCTTTGGGTCAATCTCGTTACTTGGTGGCAGAGGCTGATGAATCTGATGCGTCTTTTTTAAGTTTGCGTCCAATGGCAGCGATTGTTACCAATATCGATGAAGACCACATGGATACCTATGAGGGCAGTTTTGAAAAGCTAAAACAAGCCTATATCCAATTTTTACAAAACATGCCGTTTTATGGGTTGGCAGCAATCTGTGGTGATGATGAAGTGCTATATCAGATGATTGATGACATTGCTCGTCCTGTGCTGACTTTTGGTTTTAAGCCACATAATGATGTGCAAGCCATTGATTTGGTGGTTGATGGCACCAAGACCCACTTTACCGTCTTGCGTAAAGACAGAGAGCCTTTGGCTTTGACGCTCAATGTTCCAGGCGAGCATAATGTGTATAATGCCTTAGCAGCCATTACTTTGGCGACTGATGAAGGGGTTGATGATGCGGCCATCATTCGTGCCTTAGAAAAATTTGCAGGCGTGGGTCGTCGTTTTGAGCAACACGCCAGTGTCGCATTGGGCGATGGCGATGTTCTGCTTATCGATGACTATGGGCATCACCCTACCGAAGTGGCAGCCACCATCAAGGCGGCACGCCAAAGTTACCCAGACCGTCGTCTGGTGATGATGTTCCAGCCTCATCGTTATAGTCGTACGCGTGATTGCTACGATGATTTTGTTGCGGTATTGTCTGATGTGGACGAACTGTTATTGTTAGAAGTGTATTCTGCTGGCGAAAGCCCGATTGAGGGTGCTGACAGTAAGGCATTGGCAAGAAGTATCCGTCATCGTGGGCAGGTTGAGCCGACCTTGATGAAATTAGATGAAGTAGCAGATACGGTCAAGCGAGTATTAAGACCAAATGATTTGCTCATCACACAAGGGGCGGGTAATGTCGGTCAAATCTGTGTGGATTTGGCAAAAAATGGGCTGTATTTGAGCTAG
- the rpsB gene encoding 30S ribosomal protein S2 produces the protein MSDKNPTQISMRDLLEAGAHFGHQTRFWNPKMSQYIFGARNRIHIINLEHTVKQFNEALTFVNKQAASRNKILFVGTKRAASAVIREQATRAGMPYVDHRWLGGMLTNWKTLRQSINRLKELEKQAEDGTFAKLTKREALERTRQMEKLERALGGIKDMGGLPDAIFVVDVDHEAIAIKEAKNLGIPVIGIVDTNSNPDNVDYVIAANDDAIRAVNLYVTAMADAIIAGKEYAKTQQGGAAEQAAAE, from the coding sequence ATGTCAGATAAAAACCCAACTCAAATCTCAATGCGTGATTTGCTAGAAGCTGGTGCTCACTTTGGTCACCAAACTCGTTTTTGGAACCCAAAAATGAGCCAATACATCTTTGGTGCAAGAAACCGCATTCACATCATCAACTTAGAGCACACTGTTAAGCAGTTCAATGAAGCACTAACTTTCGTGAATAAGCAAGCTGCTTCACGCAACAAGATTTTGTTTGTTGGTACTAAGCGTGCTGCAAGTGCAGTTATCCGTGAGCAAGCGACTCGTGCTGGCATGCCATATGTAGATCATCGCTGGTTGGGCGGTATGCTTACCAACTGGAAAACACTACGCCAGTCTATCAACCGTCTAAAAGAGCTTGAAAAACAAGCAGAAGATGGTACTTTTGCTAAGCTAACTAAGCGTGAAGCCTTAGAGCGTACTCGCCAAATGGAAAAGTTAGAGCGTGCTTTGGGTGGTATCAAAGATATGGGCGGTCTGCCTGATGCGATTTTTGTTGTCGATGTTGATCACGAAGCCATCGCCATCAAAGAAGCGAAAAACTTGGGCATTCCTGTCATCGGTATCGTAGATACTAACTCAAACCCAGACAATGTGGACTATGTCATCGCAGCTAATGACGATGCAATCCGTGCTGTTAATCTATATGTAACTGCAATGGCTGATGCCATCATCGCTGGTAAAGAGTACGCCAAAACTCAACAAGGCGGTGCTGCTGAGCAAGCTGCTGCTGAATAA